Proteins from a genomic interval of bacterium YEK0313:
- a CDS encoding putative FAD-linked oxidoreductase, which produces MTAHHPTSVTELAAIVAEAHARQSPLAVAGGGTRAGLCRPVQAAASVSTAGLTGITLYEPAELVIAARAGTPLREVTETLAARNQRLPFEPMDHRGLYGTTGEPTVGGIAAGNVSGPARINLGAARDSMIGLKFVNGRGEDIKSGGRVMKNVTGLDLVKTLAGSHGTLGIFHEVCFKVLPRAETEATLQLTGLGDAEAIEALSAALGSPFEPTGAAHLPARVGESARTLIRIEGFAASTSYRSAALARLLARFGTLDRLPEAEAAALWPAIRDLGLLDGAEAMIWRLSVPPSKAAAIGERLKAEGARLIYDWGGGLISAALGADATAAPRIHALARSAGGHATLIRADEAIRRSVDVFAPPAPGLMAMQKKLKSSLDPAGILNPGRMYPGV; this is translated from the coding sequence ATGACCGCGCATCACCCGACCAGCGTCACCGAACTTGCCGCCATCGTCGCCGAGGCCCATGCCCGGCAGAGCCCGCTGGCCGTCGCCGGCGGCGGCACGCGCGCGGGGCTCTGCCGGCCGGTCCAGGCCGCCGCCAGCGTCTCGACCGCCGGCCTGACCGGCATCACGCTCTACGAGCCGGCCGAACTCGTCATCGCCGCGCGCGCCGGCACGCCGCTGCGCGAGGTGACGGAGACGCTCGCCGCGCGCAACCAGCGCCTGCCCTTCGAGCCGATGGACCATCGCGGCCTTTACGGCACGACCGGCGAGCCGACGGTCGGCGGCATCGCCGCCGGCAACGTTTCCGGCCCGGCGCGGATCAATCTCGGCGCGGCACGCGACTCCATGATCGGGCTCAAATTCGTCAATGGCCGCGGCGAGGACATCAAGTCCGGCGGCCGGGTCATGAAAAACGTCACCGGCCTCGACCTCGTCAAGACGCTGGCCGGCTCGCATGGCACGCTCGGCATCTTCCACGAGGTCTGCTTCAAGGTCCTGCCCCGGGCCGAAACCGAGGCGACGCTGCAGCTCACCGGCCTCGGCGACGCCGAAGCGATCGAGGCCCTGTCGGCGGCGCTCGGCTCGCCGTTCGAGCCGACCGGCGCGGCGCATCTGCCGGCGCGGGTGGGCGAGTCGGCGCGCACGCTGATCCGGATCGAGGGCTTCGCCGCCTCGACCAGCTACCGCAGCGCGGCACTGGCCAGGCTGCTCGCCCGCTTCGGCACGCTCGACCGCCTCCCCGAAGCGGAGGCCGCAGCGCTCTGGCCGGCGATCCGCGACCTCGGCCTGCTCGACGGGGCGGAGGCGATGATCTGGCGCCTGTCCGTGCCGCCTTCCAAGGCGGCCGCCATCGGCGAACGATTGAAGGCCGAGGGCGCGAGGCTGATCTACGACTGGGGCGGCGGGCTGATCTCCGCCGCGCTCGGCGCTGATGCCACCGCGGCGCCGCGCATCCATGCCCTCGCCCGGTCGGCCGGCGGTCATGCGACGCTCATCCGCGCGGACGAGGCGATCCGGCGCAGCGTCGACGTCTTCGCGCCGCCCGCACCGGGCCTCATGGCGATGCAGAAGAAGCTGAAGAGCAGCCTCGACCCGGCTGGCATTCTCAATCCCGGACGCATGTATCCAGGCGTGTGA
- the lutA gene encoding Lactate utilization protein A — translation MQTNFTPEQLADPQLASSEKILRTCVHCGFCTATCPTYQLLGDELDSPRGRIYLMKEMFETGRPATPEVVKHIDRCLSCLSCMTTCPSGVHYMHLVDHARAHIEKTYARPWHDRLVRAVLAHVLPYPNRFRLALAGAFLANKALRLGSVLRWKGRASVAVARHAAGPVAERAGLLRRMRAMLALAPDRLPGRSPIDRPAAHPATGPRRGRVAILQGCAQPVLQPSINEAALRLLNRHGIEVVFAAGEGCCGALVHHMGREDQSHAQARRTIDAWIREMDGPGLDAIIITASGCGTTIKDYGFMFRDDPAYAEKARRVSAIAKDITEYLAGLELLPPVVEVELTAAYHSACSMQHGQQIKDQPKALLKAAGFTVKEPPEGHLCCGSAGVYNIMQPELAERLRDRKIANIEKVRPDLIATGNIGCITQIARGFAERDRPIPIVHTVELIDWVTGGPRPEALAKAGIDAARPAERVASRAAG, via the coding sequence ATGCAGACCAATTTTACGCCTGAACAGCTCGCCGATCCGCAGCTCGCAAGCTCGGAGAAGATCCTCAGGACCTGCGTCCATTGCGGCTTCTGCACGGCCACCTGCCCGACCTACCAACTGCTCGGCGACGAGCTCGATTCGCCGCGCGGCCGCATCTACCTGATGAAGGAGATGTTCGAGACCGGCCGGCCGGCGACGCCCGAAGTGGTCAAGCATATCGACCGCTGCCTGTCCTGCCTCTCCTGCATGACCACCTGCCCGTCGGGCGTGCACTACATGCATCTCGTCGACCATGCCCGCGCGCATATCGAAAAGACCTATGCCCGGCCCTGGCACGACCGCCTCGTCCGCGCGGTGCTTGCCCACGTCCTGCCCTATCCGAACCGCTTCCGCCTCGCGCTTGCCGGCGCCTTCCTCGCCAACAAGGCGCTCAGGCTCGGCTCCGTGCTGCGCTGGAAGGGCCGCGCCTCGGTCGCGGTGGCCCGCCACGCCGCCGGCCCGGTGGCCGAGCGCGCCGGGCTGCTGCGCCGGATGCGCGCCATGCTGGCGCTCGCCCCCGACCGGCTGCCCGGACGTTCGCCGATCGACCGGCCGGCCGCGCACCCGGCGACCGGACCGCGCCGCGGCCGCGTCGCCATCCTGCAGGGCTGCGCCCAGCCGGTGCTGCAGCCCTCGATCAACGAGGCCGCGCTCAGGCTGCTCAACCGCCACGGCATCGAAGTGGTGTTCGCCGCCGGCGAAGGCTGTTGCGGCGCGCTGGTGCATCATATGGGCCGCGAGGATCAGTCCCACGCCCAGGCGAGGCGCACCATCGACGCCTGGATCCGGGAAATGGACGGCCCCGGGCTCGACGCGATCATCATCACCGCCTCCGGCTGCGGCACGACCATCAAGGACTACGGCTTCATGTTCCGGGACGATCCTGCCTATGCCGAAAAGGCCCGGCGCGTCTCGGCGATCGCCAAGGACATCACCGAATATCTCGCCGGGCTGGAGCTCCTGCCGCCCGTCGTCGAGGTCGAGCTCACCGCCGCCTATCATTCGGCCTGCTCGATGCAGCACGGCCAACAGATCAAGGACCAGCCCAAGGCCCTGCTCAAGGCCGCCGGCTTCACGGTCAAGGAGCCGCCGGAAGGCCATCTGTGCTGCGGCTCGGCCGGCGTCTACAACATCATGCAGCCCGAGCTCGCCGAGCGGCTGCGCGACCGCAAGATCGCCAATATCGAAAAGGTCCGCCCGGACCTGATCGCAACCGGCAATATCGGCTGCATCACCCAGATCGCCAGGGGTTTTGCCGAGCGCGACCGGCCGATCCCGATCGTCCACACGGTGGAGCTGATCGACTGGGTCACGGGCGGCCCGCGGCCGGAAGCGCTGGCCAAGGCCGGCATCGACGCGGCCCGGCCCGCCGAGCGGGTAGCCTCCCGCGCGGCAGGCTGA